The Streptomyces sp. Mut1 genome window below encodes:
- a CDS encoding tetratricopeptide repeat protein: protein MRIFGKVRHRPSASWRQATDRAFTLIGDGRYEDAGALLTRAADLEPWLSESWFNLALLHKFRHDWEQARAAGLRAVALLDKESGAPDWWNVGIAATALQDWPLARRAWQAYGLKVPGGGQQTPAAGSEPVGMELGSAAVRLSPEGEAEVVWGRRLDPARIEVLSIPLPSSGRRWGEVVLHDGVPNGERITAAGPSYPVFDEIELWAPSPVPTWVVLLEAATEADRDALERLASDAGFAAEDWSSSVRLLCRSCSESRMESDEGDGEHLDPHDHSEPGHPGPLGHRTAGELWVPERECGLAAPAGLVRGLLDGWVADSPDSREWRDLEEVC from the coding sequence GTGAGGATCTTCGGGAAGGTACGGCATCGGCCGTCCGCCTCTTGGCGGCAGGCCACGGACCGCGCGTTCACGCTGATCGGCGACGGCCGGTACGAGGACGCGGGCGCGCTGCTGACACGTGCGGCGGACCTGGAACCCTGGCTCTCGGAGTCGTGGTTCAACCTGGCGCTGCTGCACAAGTTCCGGCACGACTGGGAGCAGGCGAGGGCCGCGGGGCTGCGGGCCGTCGCCCTGCTCGACAAGGAGTCCGGCGCCCCGGACTGGTGGAACGTCGGGATCGCCGCGACCGCGCTCCAGGACTGGCCGCTCGCGCGCCGGGCCTGGCAGGCCTACGGGCTCAAGGTCCCCGGCGGCGGGCAGCAGACCCCGGCCGCCGGCAGCGAGCCGGTCGGCATGGAGCTGGGCAGCGCGGCCGTGCGGCTGTCGCCCGAGGGTGAGGCCGAGGTCGTCTGGGGCCGCAGGCTCGACCCGGCGCGGATAGAGGTGCTGTCGATCCCGCTGCCGTCCTCCGGGCGGCGCTGGGGCGAGGTCGTGCTCCACGACGGCGTACCGAACGGCGAGCGGATCACCGCGGCGGGCCCGTCCTACCCGGTGTTCGACGAGATCGAGCTGTGGGCCCCGTCGCCCGTGCCCACCTGGGTGGTGCTCCTGGAGGCGGCCACCGAGGCGGACCGGGACGCGCTGGAGCGGCTGGCGTCCGACGCGGGCTTCGCCGCCGAGGACTGGTCCTCTTCCGTACGGCTGCTGTGCCGTTCCTGTTCGGAGAGCCGGATGGAGAGCGACGAGGGCGACGGCGAGCACCTCGACCCGCACGATCACAGCGAACCGGGCCACCCGGGACCGCTCGGCCACCGCACGGCCGGTGAGCTGTGGGTGCCGGAGCGCGAGTGCGGTCTCGCGGCGCCGGCCGGCCTGGTGCGCGGGCTGCTGGACGGCTGGGTGGCGGACAGCCCGGACAGCCGCGAGTGGCGGGATCTCGAAGAAGTCTGCTGA
- the def gene encoding peptide deformylase — MAQQETDEQISVDEEGFLIDTEDCEARETAHRERGTSRPITVVGNPVLHKECKDVTAFDGELAQLIDDMFASQRTAEGVGLAANQIGVDLKVFVYDCPDDDGARHVGAICNPVLEELPPEGRVLDDSNEGCLSVPTAYASLARPDYAVVRGQDAEGNPVRVRGTGYFARCLQHETDHLYGYLYIDRLSKRDRKDALRQMAENTPRYEVVPND; from the coding sequence ATGGCGCAGCAGGAGACGGACGAGCAGATCAGCGTCGACGAGGAGGGCTTCCTCATCGACACCGAGGACTGTGAGGCGCGTGAGACGGCACACCGCGAGCGCGGCACCTCCCGCCCGATCACGGTCGTGGGCAATCCGGTCCTGCACAAGGAGTGCAAGGACGTCACCGCGTTCGACGGCGAGCTGGCCCAGCTGATCGACGACATGTTCGCCAGCCAGCGGACGGCGGAGGGCGTGGGCCTGGCCGCCAACCAGATCGGTGTGGACCTCAAGGTCTTCGTCTACGACTGCCCGGACGACGACGGGGCGCGGCACGTCGGGGCCATCTGCAACCCGGTGCTGGAGGAGCTGCCGCCCGAGGGCCGGGTGCTGGACGACTCCAACGAGGGCTGCCTGTCGGTTCCGACGGCGTACGCCTCGCTGGCCCGCCCGGACTACGCGGTGGTGCGCGGGCAGGACGCCGAGGGCAACCCGGTCAGGGTGCGCGGCACCGGTTACTTCGCGCGCTGCCTCCAGCACGAGACGGACCACCTGTACGGCTACCTGTACATCGACCGGCTCTCCAAGCGGGACCGCAAGGACGCGCTGCGGCAGATGGCGGAGAACACCCCGCGCTACGAGGTCGTCCCGAACGACTGA
- a CDS encoding GlxA family transcriptional regulator produces MLKNVAVLLLDEVHPFELGVLSEVFGLDRSDEGLPVLDFAVVSAEGPVLETHAGFTISTPHGLDRLEEADLIAVPAGSHFMDREYPEEVLDALRRAVARGARVLSVCSGAYVLGAAGLLDGRRCTTHWRHTDELARRFPRACVEPDVLYVDAGPVITSAGTAAGIDACLHLVRQAYGPAAANTIARRMVVPPHRDGGQAQYIERPLPRTRCDTVGDTLAWMERHLDREMTVEQLAAQAHMSPRTFARRFQQETGTTPYRWLLRQRVLLAQHLLETSDETMDTIAGQAGFGNAAALRHQFVRSLGTTPHAYRRTFRGPSAVTEVA; encoded by the coding sequence ATGCTGAAGAATGTCGCCGTTCTGCTGCTCGACGAGGTCCATCCCTTCGAACTGGGTGTCCTGAGCGAGGTGTTCGGGCTCGACCGCAGTGACGAGGGGCTGCCCGTGCTCGATTTCGCCGTGGTCTCCGCGGAGGGCCCGGTACTGGAGACCCACGCCGGTTTCACCATCAGCACCCCGCACGGCCTCGACCGCCTGGAGGAGGCCGACCTCATCGCGGTCCCGGCCGGCAGCCACTTCATGGACCGGGAGTACCCCGAGGAGGTCCTGGACGCGCTGCGCCGGGCCGTGGCCCGGGGGGCCAGGGTGCTGAGCGTGTGCTCGGGGGCGTACGTGCTCGGCGCGGCCGGTCTGCTCGACGGCCGCCGCTGCACCACGCACTGGCGCCACACCGACGAACTGGCCCGCCGCTTCCCGCGCGCCTGTGTGGAGCCGGACGTGCTGTACGTGGACGCGGGCCCGGTCATCACGTCGGCGGGGACGGCGGCGGGGATCGACGCCTGCCTGCACCTGGTCCGCCAGGCGTACGGTCCGGCCGCGGCCAACACCATCGCCCGCCGGATGGTGGTGCCGCCGCACCGGGACGGCGGGCAGGCGCAGTACATCGAGCGCCCGCTGCCCCGCACCCGCTGCGACACCGTGGGCGACACGCTCGCCTGGATGGAGCGCCACCTCGACCGGGAGATGACCGTCGAACAGCTCGCCGCGCAGGCGCACATGTCGCCGCGCACCTTCGCCCGCCGCTTCCAGCAGGAGACCGGCACCACGCCGTACCGCTGGCTGCTGCGCCAGCGGGTCCTGCTGGCCCAGCACCTGCTGGAGACGTCCGACGAGACGATGGACACGATCGCCGGGCAGGCCGGCTTCGGGAACGCCGCGGCCCTGCGCCACCAGTTCGTGCGCTCCCTCGGCACCACGCCCCACGCGTACCGCCGCACGTTCCGGGGGCCGTCCGCGGTCACCGAGGTCGCCTGA
- a CDS encoding D-Ala-D-Ala carboxypeptidase family metallohydrolase: protein MIGRSARLLLSLVMAMAFGLGGAVVTAGTAHADGCYTWTRTLKSGATGNDVTQLQIRVAGYPGYNSVLAIDGSYGPATTAAVKRFQAAYGLAADGVAGPATQAKLYALQDNDCTPAHFTYTEMNHCNSTWASGAVSAATAKHNALTTMWKLEALRHALGDRPIRVNSGFRSKSCNSAVGGASNSRHMYGDAADLGGIAFCTLAKEARYHGFNGILGPGYPGHSDHVHVNQGPSHFWSASSCGI, encoded by the coding sequence GTGATCGGACGTTCCGCACGACTGCTGCTCAGCCTTGTCATGGCCATGGCGTTCGGGTTGGGTGGTGCCGTGGTCACCGCCGGGACCGCGCACGCCGACGGCTGCTACACCTGGACCCGCACCCTGAAGTCCGGCGCCACCGGCAACGACGTCACCCAGCTCCAGATCCGGGTCGCCGGATACCCCGGGTACAACTCCGTCCTCGCCATCGACGGCTCGTACGGGCCCGCCACCACCGCGGCTGTGAAGCGCTTCCAGGCCGCCTACGGACTGGCCGCCGACGGTGTCGCCGGCCCCGCCACCCAGGCCAAGCTGTACGCCCTCCAGGACAACGACTGCACCCCGGCGCACTTCACCTACACCGAGATGAACCACTGCAACAGCACGTGGGCCAGCGGTGCCGTCTCGGCGGCCACGGCGAAGCACAACGCGCTGACCACCATGTGGAAACTGGAGGCGCTGCGCCACGCACTCGGTGACCGTCCGATCCGCGTCAACAGCGGATTCCGCTCGAAGAGCTGCAACAGCGCGGTCGGCGGTGCGTCGAACAGCCGCCACATGTACGGAGACGCGGCCGACCTCGGCGGGATCGCCTTCTGCACCCTCGCCAAGGAGGCCCGCTACCACGGGTTCAACGGGATCCTCGGCCCGGGCTACCCGGGCCACAGTGACCATGTCCACGTGAACCAGGGCCCCAGCCACTTCTGGTCGGCGTCCAGCTGCGGTATCTGA
- a CDS encoding family 20 glycosylhydrolase gives MDMRKARRRTIGAVVAALAATLLPWQSASAQEGTAAAAPPEVLPSLRQWQPGKEEFVLTHRARIVLDGVREGRTAADAARFAGELAGKAPVSRGKARSGDIVLRQDPSLKGSLGAEGYRLDVGDRLTVTAATSTGVFYGSRTVLQLLNDDGRAARGSATDVPAYRERGVGVCACYINVSLPWFERLMKDMASQKLNQLWIEAKVRSDTDPKSAFWGYYTKPQIRSLTAMAKKYHIELVPEINSPGHMDTYLENHPELQLKDVDGVASPPRLDISRPEALAYYTSMVDEALEVWDTRAWHMGADEYMIGSSYPDYPQLQAAAAEKFGATATPDDLFVDFINQVNAHVKARGRSLRIWNDGLMGRNALVPLDRDITVEHWLGGGDIQQPSALLAEGRPVMNSAYALYLVRGGYTTQTRQLYESDWTPLRFEGQTLPATAANLTGAKISLWPDTAAAETENEVEAKVFMPLRFIAQATWGGPKPSETYAGFEALARRVGHAPGWENTDRAPLADGGYRLASGAKALAPAAGSGVSLVRGSKAVWTLTATADGYYTVRSADGLCLDAVRGRTYLGAPLEVGAELSLETCSADVRTQRWQLDTGAGALVLRNAISQLRLTERPSDGAAVQTTDGTRLRARACLQTAVVARRAAGRRQVLPQVLGFARTGETPPLGVPAPGPCTGRTGVWDRCGESACMASPGRRQFEDRP, from the coding sequence ATGGACATGCGCAAGGCAAGACGAAGGACCATCGGAGCCGTGGTGGCCGCGCTCGCCGCCACCCTGCTGCCCTGGCAGAGCGCCTCGGCCCAGGAGGGGACGGCCGCGGCGGCACCGCCCGAGGTGCTGCCCTCGCTGCGGCAGTGGCAGCCGGGCAAGGAGGAGTTCGTCCTCACCCACCGGGCCCGGATCGTGCTGGACGGGGTGCGCGAGGGACGTACGGCGGCCGACGCGGCCCGGTTCGCGGGTGAGCTGGCGGGGAAGGCGCCGGTGTCCCGGGGCAAGGCGCGCTCCGGCGACATCGTGCTGCGCCAGGACCCGTCGCTGAAGGGCTCGCTGGGGGCGGAGGGCTACCGGCTCGACGTGGGCGACCGGCTCACGGTCACCGCGGCCACCTCCACGGGCGTGTTCTACGGGTCGCGCACGGTGTTGCAGCTGCTGAACGACGACGGCCGGGCCGCGCGCGGTTCGGCGACCGACGTGCCCGCGTACCGCGAGCGCGGGGTCGGGGTGTGCGCCTGCTACATCAACGTCTCGCTCCCCTGGTTCGAGCGGCTGATGAAGGACATGGCGTCCCAGAAGCTCAACCAGCTGTGGATCGAGGCGAAGGTCCGGAGCGACACCGACCCGAAGTCGGCGTTCTGGGGGTACTACACCAAGCCGCAGATCCGCTCGCTGACCGCGATGGCGAAGAAGTACCACATCGAGCTGGTCCCGGAGATCAACTCCCCCGGCCACATGGACACCTATCTGGAGAACCACCCCGAACTCCAGCTCAAGGACGTCGACGGCGTCGCCTCCCCGCCCCGGCTGGACATCTCACGGCCCGAGGCGCTGGCGTACTACACCTCGATGGTGGACGAGGCCCTGGAGGTGTGGGACACCCGCGCCTGGCACATGGGCGCCGACGAGTACATGATCGGCTCCTCATACCCAGACTACCCGCAGCTCCAGGCGGCAGCGGCGGAGAAGTTCGGTGCGACGGCCACCCCCGACGATCTGTTCGTGGACTTCATCAACCAGGTCAACGCCCATGTGAAGGCCCGGGGCCGCTCGCTGCGGATCTGGAACGACGGGCTGATGGGCCGCAACGCGCTCGTCCCGCTGGACCGTGACATCACCGTCGAGCACTGGCTCGGCGGCGGCGACATCCAGCAGCCGTCCGCCCTGCTCGCCGAGGGCCGCCCGGTGATGAACTCCGCGTACGCGCTGTACCTGGTGCGCGGCGGCTACACCACGCAGACCCGGCAGCTGTACGAGAGCGACTGGACGCCCCTGCGCTTCGAGGGCCAGACGCTGCCCGCCACGGCGGCGAACCTGACCGGCGCGAAGATCAGCCTGTGGCCGGACACCGCGGCGGCCGAGACCGAGAACGAGGTCGAGGCGAAGGTCTTCATGCCGCTGCGTTTCATCGCCCAGGCCACCTGGGGCGGCCCGAAGCCCAGCGAAACGTACGCCGGTTTCGAGGCGCTGGCCCGCCGCGTCGGCCACGCCCCCGGCTGGGAGAACACCGACCGCGCCCCGCTCGCCGACGGCGGCTACCGGCTGGCGTCCGGCGCGAAGGCGCTGGCGCCGGCCGCGGGCTCCGGGGTCTCGCTGGTCCGGGGCTCGAAGGCGGTCTGGACGCTCACCGCGACCGCCGACGGCTACTACACGGTCCGCTCGGCGGACGGCCTGTGCCTGGACGCGGTGCGCGGCAGGACGTATCTGGGGGCCCCGCTGGAGGTGGGGGCCGAGCTGTCGCTCGAAACCTGCTCGGCCGACGTCCGTACGCAGCGCTGGCAGCTGGACACCGGGGCCGGTGCGCTGGTCCTGCGCAACGCCATCTCGCAGCTGCGGCTGACGGAGCGGCCGTCGGACGGCGCCGCGGTGCAGACGACGGACGGGACGCGCCTGCGGGCTAGGGCCTGTCTTCAAACTGCCGTCGTCGCCCGAAGGGCGGCCGGGCGGCGTCAGGTGCTTCCCCAAGTTCTCGGCTTCGCTCGAACAGGGGAGACCCCACCCCTCGGCGTGCCGGCCCCAGGCCCCTGTACTGGACGTACCGGGGTCTGGGACCGGTGCGGCGAGAGTGCGTGCATGGCGTCGCCCGGCAGACGGCAGTTTGAAGACAGGCCCTAG